In Colletotrichum higginsianum IMI 349063 chromosome 1, whole genome shotgun sequence, one genomic interval encodes:
- a CDS encoding C2H2 type zinc finger domain protein, translated as MSFITEHRPREILFRSALGLTATSYAEPRRSFIRTKRLQFFKEDTQVLRNEGMPCKTRQRNCVYVSTNQRRAKNFGEGVAWNVDQATDAHVTPESTGTHVHSSSYSDLLEHQGHFTSTEPSGCDGHPHNPDSYPSLLGSISHLGPQAFETSDSLLYDPTQWCFLTSENHNWLNGAVSDDVWKGATQIGDTFDTVQWSRKESDSLQERIPDSLLQTKARSAAPDIATNPQDAATDVDQGVTSTEVATPLLSDEAPRPNFTNHSELSATFQDALRKPAALGRDCGNNAASEVAKRRRQTRFVTDDLEGLSYIPRSSFLRKDPSINPDAWRLEDYEHVPNLNTDVYSFISTQFARLNADNSFHLPFTDEPFPSFEAINAFVQSYFEHYHPVFPLLHQASFDPKHSHWVLVIAVAATGCGFSVLGTTRTSFILQELLRRSINLYFELETEPDLKSELSIAQAILLSQIGLMFSGNMSFSEHAQKSMSLLATFCRKANYFTECPPVDLSSPTRRNDWSKWIYTECKRRLVHLSWLFDSQICAFFDLPPTIPTDLLRLPMPSVDSLWMARSSEEWNEELSELSNLGKPRSLREEVNSFYRTQKLPEATSELNTILLTLAVYRDAGSGRDTVSYLNLLRNDKCQNSPETPLGWVALQHNHLLSLLTHLSLRDLMVFSGWRVSGHEHKAACLRLASWLAQNPRKARLIIYHGAQLFSSIRDHPTQGHHEANSFLVATLGIWASTAVRTGDVCSNLGSEAGRTATPLLSNESSNFDDCSAENLRSRKTIRLDKPVPIDKVEPWISGASLYRPYLSGVGALTSQDVCSHLLEEGVRVLSSQSCWSIGLAISVVLRAHWTTKHKEQE; from the exons GGACTCACTGCAACGTCATATGCAGAGCCACGAAGAAGCTTCATCAGAACCAAACGACTCCAATTCTTCAAAGAGGACACGCAGGTCTTGCGTAACGAGGGCATGCC ATGCAAGACACGGCAGCGGAACTGCGTGTATGTTTCCACAAACCAACGGAGAGCCAAGAATTTTGGTGAAGGTGTGGCTTGGAATGTCGATCAAGCAACAGATGCCCACGTTACGCCAGAATCTACTGGTACACATGTCCATTCGTCAAGCTACAGTGAC CTCTTGGAACACCAAGGCCACTTCACAAGTACTGAGCCGTCAGGATGCGATGGCCATCCTCACAATCCTGACAGCTATCCTAGTTTACTAGGGTCTATAAGTCATCTCGGACCTCAAGCTTTCGAAACGTCAGACTCACTGCTTTATGACCCAACCCAATGGTGTTTTCTAACCTCCGAAAACCACAACTGGTTGAATGGCGCGGTCAGTGATGACGTTTGGAAAGGTGCAACACAAATTGGTGACACTTTCGATACTGTACAATGGTCCAGAAAAGAAAGCGATAGTCTTCAGGAGCGGATTCCGGACTCTTTGTTACAAACGAAAGCACGATCAGCAGCGCCAGACATTGCCACCAATCCCCAGGACGCTGCGACTGACGTGGATCAGGGAGTGACATCCACGGAGGTTGCAACGCCACTACTGTCAGATGAGGCCCCGAGGCCCAATTTCACAAACCATTCTGAGCTATCGGCTACTTTCCAAGATGCGCTGAGAAAACCCGCCGCACTTGGAAGAGACTGTGGGAACAATGCGGCCAGTGAGGTAGCTAAACGCAGACGGCAAACCCGTTTTGTCACAGATGATCTTGAGGGGCTCTCCTATATTCCACGATCCTCTTTTCTAAGAAAAGACCCTAGCATCAATCCCGATGCTTGGCGTCTCGAGGACTATGAGCATGTCCCGAATTTGAACACAGATGTCTACAGCTTCATCAGTACGCAATTTGCCCGGTTGAACGCTGACAACTCCTTCCATCTACCCTTCACAGACGAACCATTTCCCTCTTTTGAGGCCATCAACGCCTTTGTACAATCCTATTTCGAACATTATCATCCTGTTTTCCCGCTGCTTCATCAAGCTAGCTTTGACCCCAAACACTCACATTGGGTCTTAGTCATTGCCGTTGCGGCAACAGGATGTGGGTTTTCTGTGCTTGGCACGACAAGAACAAGTTTTATACTTCAAGAGCTGCTGCGCCGTTCAATCAATCTCTAC TTCGAGCTGGAAACCGAGCCAGATCTCAAGTCCGAGCTAAGCATTGCTCAAGCGATTTTGCTTAGTCAAATTGGCTTAATGTTCTCAGGCAATATGTCGTTTTCTGAACACGCACAGAAGAGCATGTCTCTATTGGCGACATTTTGCAGAAAAGCCAACTACTTTACAGAGTGTCCACCAGTCGACCTCTCATCTCCCACAAGACGAAATGATTGGTCAAAATGGATCTACACAGAATGCAAACGGCGCCTCGTTCATTTATCCTGG ctctttGACAGCCAAATTTGCGCTTTTTTCGACTTGCCTCCTACAATACCGACTGATCTTCTCCGACTGCCCATGCCATCCGTTGATTCACTTTGGATGGCACGATCATCTGAGGAGTGGAATGAAGAGCTCTCGGAACTTTCAA ACCTTGGCAAGCCGAGATCCCTCCGAGAAGAGGTCAATAGCTTTTACAGAACACAAAAGCTTCCGGAAGCAACTAGCGAACTCAACACAATCCTCCTCACTCTAGCAGTGTATCGCGACGCTGGGAGCGGAAGGGACACCGTCTCTTACCTGAATCTTTTACGAAACGATAAATGCCAAAATTCCCCGGAAACCCCACTTGGCTGGGTCGCCTTGCAGCACAACCATCTTCTGAGCCTCCTGACCCACTTGTCTTTACGGGATCTCATGGTATTCTCGGGCTGGCGGGTCAGTGGTCATGAACATAAGGCAGCATGCCTGAGGCTGGCTTCATGGCTCGCGCAGAATCCGAGAAAGGCTCGTCTGATCATCTACCACGGCGCTCAACTCTTCAGCTCGATACGGGATCATCCCACCCAAGGGCATCACGAAGCAAACAGTTTTTTGGTTGCAACTCTCGGAATATGGGCATCTACAGCAGTCAGAACAGGCGATGTTTGCTCCAATCTCGGTTCGGAGGCTGGTCGAACTGCAACCCCCCTACTCTCCAACGAAAGCAGTAACTTCGATGATTGTTCCGCAGAAAACCTACGAAGTAGGAAAACTATAAGACTCGACAAGCCAGTCCCTATTGACAAAGTAGAGCCATGGATCTCAGGGGCTTCGCTCTATCGGCCATACCTGAGTGGAGTTGGTGCGCTCACGAGCCAGGATGTGTGCAGTCATCTGCTGGAAGAGGGTGTGCGTGTTCTTTCTTCTCAATCATGTTGGTCTATTGGCTTGGCTATCAGTGTGGTCCTGCGGGCGCATTGGACAACAAAACACAAAGAACAGGAATAG